In Cryptomeria japonica unplaced genomic scaffold, Sugi_1.0 HiC_scaffold_914, whole genome shotgun sequence, the DNA window TGGTATCAGCTGAACTTAACGTAAAGAACAGTGTTGGGGGCCCCAATTGGAAGATCATTGCAGTAAGCTCTTTTCTAGATTTACGCCAATATGCACGGGTGCCTCGAAGTGTTGCACCAAAACGCAACAATTGATTAGGCAGCTGATCATCAGGAGTGTTTTGCAATCGTCCATGGAGTGCTTCGATAGTGGTTGGGATAGACTCTCCCAAATTAGTTCTAATGAAGATAGCTGCAGATTGTTGCGAACGATGTCTCATAATTAGATTGTAAATATAATACCGGAATCTAACATGCTGCCCAAATCTTTGATCAGCATATCTAAGTAAGTGGagagcatattcatgtaaatgaaCATGCTTGATACGTGGCTGTAGTGGAAGTGCAACTCCAGATGGGAAAAGGGTTGGGAATGCCATGCTTAACAAGCCTATTGTATTATATTCATTTATCGGAGACAAGTTTATTTCAGGCCAAGGCATATTATTATTGGTATTAGCATCTAACTGCAAGGTTCTTTTAACTATATCTAGTTCGCGGGGTGGAGTAGGCAGTTTTGGAATAAAAGACGATGACATATTTGCATCATATTCATTGCAATTGTCCAGAAGGTCTTCTGTTGGTGGAATACCTGATACATCAGTATGTTCTTCTAAAGAGTGTAGCATATTTGATATATCTGTTGTAGTATTAGGAAGCAGGTTGACAGCATCAAAGTCTATGACAACATCATTATAGTATTGGTCATGTTGTATTTTATAGCTCAATGCATCCATAACATGGAATTTATTCACATAACAATCATATTTTGTGCCTTGTATATTACTTCGGTGGACAATAAGAACTTCAAGGTCTTTTAGTCTTCGTGGCAAAAGCTTTGCTATTTCTGAAATATCTTGGGGAAAACTTATTGTGTGACCAGAATATTTGTATTGGCCACCTTTTCCATGTCTGACTTGCAAAACAAGAGCAACCCTAGCTATAAGCATCTCTTCTACTTGGGTAAGTTTTTTTAACACAATAGGTTGCTCGCCTGGGTCTAAGTTATTTGCCAAGGAGAAACGATGAACACCATTTTCAGAAAAGCATCTTGAACAAATAATATGTTGTTGGTTCCCGCGTAGCAGCATTCCAATATATCTTTCCTTACAAATACTACATGTTTGAAGCATGGACAGCGAATCAATGCGATGGCGGAAGGCTTGCAATGTTTGAATGTACTGTACAGAAGAGAAACAATTTGTTGtgcatggttgtgttgttgtaggCTGCAATATTGTCTGATGGTATAGAGGCTACTTGTTTTGTGTTACATGTTTCTGTTGTAGTTTGCTACTATGCAATGAAGGTTGTTGTATTTGCTGTGATACAATACTGTTCCGGCCAGATGAGAAAGGAAGGCTTTGATTCAGAATAAGCGAATCTGAATCCATCATCTGTGGGGTGTCGCATGGTGCAGGTGTAGGCAAGAGCATTTTGTGTTTCATTCGCTCCAGGCGACGCTTTTTAGAGATTTCTTCTCTATGTTGTGCATAATAGCGACAATTTTGTTCTCTTTTTTTCGCTTTCCTAAGATTGCATCCTTCTGGTGTGTTCTGCATTAATATTTAAGACAATTTAAATGAACAGAGAATATAAGATGTTGAGTGTGCAAGAAACAACCGGTAAAGATTGTGTCTATGTTGTAATCTATATAGTTACATTTGAAACTTCTGTTTGATGCAATCTTTGAATTGCACATGTTAAATACTTTTGCACAAAGATTAAGCACATGACCATACAGATAACTATACATGCATTGAGACATGTATGCACATAAAAGAATATGGCTAGAGACAAGGTTACTTACATATGTAGGTACATAACTTTCAAGAGACACAATGTTGTGCATGTTCATATCTATGCACCGTGAGTGGCTTCCTTTGTGTGAGCATGTTTATAGGTGTGTGGTACTTTGCAGCTATGTCAAAATGTGTTTGTATGGTTTTTCTTTATAAATGTATATACCAATTTTCAtgatatacacatacatgtgtacGTATTTCTATACAGAAGCACAAGCACATACATACAATCATTTATGCAGTGGTGCATACATGCACATAAAAAAGATGTTGCAGATGGATTTACTTACGTATGCAGGCACATAACTTTCAAGATATATAAGATTGttcatgtgtatatatatctgtTGTGAATGCCTTCCTTTGTATGTACATGTATAGAGATGCATATATGGTTGTGTGTATGTGAGTATGCAGCTGTGGAGGAccatatgtatgcatgtacatgTATGGAAATATATGTAAATGGACATAGAAATCTATAGGTATCTTTGTATATCGTGATACATAAATGGAGATATTTATCTTTGTGCATGGCAGTAAATATTGGAGAGAACATATAAGGCAACAAACATTTACATAAATTGAATGAATACAAAGAAGAATATGAAAGTTGTTGGATGCTCAAAACTTGCATTTTAATTTACAGTTCAACATTAATGAGAAGAATAAGTGTGTCTGGACCAAGCATCAAAACGTatctaaaaggattcaaaatattacaataaaagaaaGAGACAGGTCAACAAAATGCTTTgaatatataataacaataaacataaaagaacattgtacaagatattGACATTGCAGATTATAATTTGAAATGGGCAGGGAAAGCGTGGTGAAATAGTACAATATAGAAATCATGATTTTGAGATCAGGAAATGTGTTAAAACAACATAGGTTGGAGCTATTGGTTCTTGTTTTAATATTTGCGTCAATGTGTAATCTGTATGGTTTGTTTCTTATCATATTTGTACAGCATAGTATAAATATAGTTATAaaaaataagtttttttggaaAACATGGTTGTTCAATAATTACATAACATAAAAAGGCACAAAAGGATGTAAGATAATAAGCTGGAAAGAAGGGAAACTGcatttgatttgtttttgtatgattGGAAGCATGACAGAACAAAAGCAATGTCAAAAACCAAAAGTCCTAGGCACCCCAAAAAGCACTTTAGATAGTGTTGATATAGACAACGACCGATAATTTAGTTCCGTTTGTCAATGACCACTAAAAACTAGGAACAAGCTATATATTGTATGAAGATCAAAAGGCACGTGGAAAGCATCACTATCCAATTGGTTTGGAACTATGCAGTTGTAGTCATCCGAGCAATCTCTGCAAGCAGAAGAGCACTTTCAGCCTGGTAATCAATTCTGGCAACTTTGGTTATCGTTGCTTTGAGCCTGGGTTCTGAATTGTACATGTCTGTTGTAATAGAGAGTGTGAAAACAAAGGAAGACAAAAGGACATGCTTGATAATGGACTGAGGTGTTTTTTGTGTAGTCAAATCGTACTGCAGCATGTAAAGCTCCTTGGCAGATATTTGCAGTATATTTGTGCCAACCTCATCAAAGGCAGTAGCCCAAAGAGCCCCTGTATGATCTTGGAGCTTCATCTGCAATAAGTATTTGTAATTGCATTCTGGCACAGCAGTTTGACATCTTGAACAAAACCATTGATTATCACTTTGCTGGGTGCATTTCTTTTTAAATTCTTTTCCATTGAATTTCAAAGGGCAGGCTGGATAGCAAAAAGAATCAGTTTTAATGATTCTCACAACAGCCCTAATAGTACTTTCAACTGTTTCAGAGAGAACACTTGTACGCTCTAAAAGAGCTGTGATTGTCATCCTACTGTATTGTGAGTTAAGCTGGGCAGCAACACACGATAGCGGTAAAAGGGCATCTGAAATCTTTCCTCTTGACATAAGTGTCTCTGTTTCAGGTATAGAAGGGTTTATATTTAGAGTTGTTGCTGTGGTTGTGTTGACCACCTTTCCATTGAAATAACCAACACGAGCATTTCTGGCTGCAAGGACAACAGCTGTTTGGTTTGTGTGCATGCTCTTCAAATCTTCACCTAGCCCTTGCCATGTTTCTCCCCATAAGTTTACATCAATAGTAAAAGTTGAGGCATCATTTATTTTTACAATTCTCTTTGTTACTTCGCTTCCATCCTTCCTGCGAATTAATGAGGGTTCTCCAACAGCAACTACAATACCAATAACATCAACTAAAGTGTTGTTGGTGCAGTATGTAATTTCATTGATTGGTGTGAATTGAGAATTATTTGCTTCACTTTCAACAACATCATCACAACGCTTCAATATTGAATTGTTGTCCAAAGTTATCTCAAGATGGCTGTTAAGCTTATTCCATTTAGTGTTAGCTTCTTTAACACAACCTTTTGACACAGTATAATATGTTCCTGGTTCAACCCTATGATAATGCATTTCTGCTACATCGCCAAAGCAAGTTATTCTAATTTCAGTACCTTCACCATCTATCATGTCAAAGCTAAATACTTGGCCAGTGGACTTTGGTGTACTGTATTGATGCATCTTCCTCTTGTTTGTCACACGCCCCTTTATCGTCCATTTATTTTGGAAGGGGTTCAAGGCTTTAATCGGGCTAATATTAACAGAAGATTCGTGCTGCACAGGTGGGAGGTGAATTCCAAATTTAAGGGATCGTTTAGTTGTGGCAGGTGTGTCTCGACCCAACATTTGTTGTTCTTGCTCTTTAAACAGATATCTAGGTTTCCCAAGCAATGGAGAATTGGTAAATTTGACAGCAAGGCTGAATATTATTATAGTCCTgtaaaatgaacaaaataagaggTTGAATAATCTGGATAGTGTGGAAAGGGAGATTTGAAAAGGCAAGAACAAACCAGCATAACATATAGAGGGCCATACCTTGAGTTCCAAACATTTCTACAAGCATAAGTTGTCAATGATAGGATAGTGCCAATCTTTAATGTCTCTAAAAGCAGCAAGCCACTATACTTAGGTGGGAGGATCGCCAATTGCATGTGTGTGGCATCAGACAAAACAACCTTATACCGGgcattgtcattttcatcgtctATCAATTTTTCAAAAGACAAAAGCTGAAGCACTGGAGAGGGGACATCATCCCCAGCGTTGATGCAGAGCAGTGCATGTGGGGTCAATTGTAGATGTAGTTCCACTTCCTACAAGGATaatagaagacaaccaaatagataCACAAGGTCATGTACATTCATACGCATTGGCATGGGCACGACAGccctttttttttttaagcttCCAATTTGTATTACTAGCTATGTGTGTTTTTGTTTACAGGTGTTTTTTTGGTGTGCATGGACAGATTATAGATTGATGTATTGAAGCATACAAATGCACAAGGACAATGCAAAGAACATCTGtttcaatttatttatatatataaatacgtAAACAGATGCAAAAAAATAGTTCAAGCAGCGACATATGTTGGTATATGCAATTGCATTGATGGATGAGAAGTCTACGGAAAACTAAAGAACAAATAGAGATATAATCTTTGTAAATAATATGAATAAGAGAAAACAAATGTATAAACAAGCTCACCGAAGTTTCTGTAGAAGGTTGTTGCGAGGCAGCAGGAGAGGCCATCGGAGATGACATGGTGGCCACTGTGTTTGAGAGATGAGGAATGGGGTTTTGAACGGTGAAATAGTGAGTCTATGTCACAACAATTAAAACAAGTGAATATATTTTAACGGTAAGCACAAGTCATATTGCACTTGGGATCAAGAGGAAATATTCAGTCCAACGAGATCgcaatgaaatttcaaagttaCAATCAGCAATGTATATGTATAGTTAGAAGACAAGCACTTATCAAGAATACTTGGAATATCTTTGTCTGCTTTCAAAGAGTTTtagtgaaaggaaaaatagaaaacgCTCTAATTAGCGATAAAACAAGTGCTGCATAGATACAATAAATGCTTTTTAGACCCCAGTAAATTTCTAATTACTTATATATGCACAAATGTTCAATATTTAGGTTTAGTTGGCTACATCCCTGTTGGTTATTTTGTGATGTATTTATAATACATTAGTATAGCATATTTGTCTTAAGTGTGCTTTTTGATTCGGTGAATCCTGTAAATATGTGTGAAAAAAACAATTATATTCCGACGTGATAAGCTACATTAGATGAAATTAATGAAATAGAAtgaattttgtatttggttttgccgGCCATTTAAGGCTGTACATAAAATGCGAACAAAGTTAAATTTATTTCATAGCTTCCTAAATGTACGATGTTCAGAGTATTTAGTTGGAGGGTTAGTTTCGTAGCGATCGATGGGTATAATTAATTCACAAATCTTAAGACATGCTATGCTGTCCGAATTTAAATTTAAATGGTCAATAAATGCGTCTTTTGatattctgtatttttttttcactgGAAGACATACGGTTCAACACTACAAAGGTCTAAGTGGCAAATCCTAAAACTCTTAATTCTTTGTCCATTCTTCTTctatagaaatattccttcatgctTTAACTTAAGTAGATTTTCATAATTCAAAACCTGCAATCTTCGGAGTTATGGCCATTtccaagaaggaaaagaaaatggaaGTTTACGAGAACTTGGAGAAGATTGAGCAATTGGAGAAGGAACTTATGGTAAGGTATACAAAGTGAAGGACAGTAACACAGGTCAGTTTTTCGCGCTTAAGAAGCTCAAGATCGAGAATAATGATGAGGGAGTTTCTGTCAGCACACAAAGGGAGATATCACTCTTAAGGGCACTTTCTAATAGCTCTTACATTGCAAGGTAAGAAATGTATACACCACCTCAATGTAAACTgtcaatttgcaaaaaaaaacaacacaaatacttcaaaaaaaattgtgtaTGAGTTTTGGGTTTCACAAACAATGAATTGACTCTGCATTGGATGTTTTATCAGATTGGTTTCTCGCAAGCTTTACTTTTTAAGGCGAGAGGGGCATAACCCACTTGAATAACCATTAAAAAGCTGATGTTAAAATAATGTACAAAAGAATTGAAATATGATGTCATCTTACCATCTTAGTGACCCATTATCATGTTTAAGTTCTGTGGTACTGAGTGTTTCTCTAAAATTTAGCGAGCTTAAAAGTCATAAGTATCAAGATAACCATCgtcaaacaaaataaaataataatcaaacTACGAGAAAATTGGCGTAGAAGTTAAAACCACAGGGCAATACGGGCGGATTTAGCCATCGATAAAACCCTAAGAACAAAGGTATCTGCAAGTTATGCAACTTCAAAACATACTAAACATGCATGTTTTAAATTTGCCTCTTATACAGTGATGTTAAACAGAACTATACAGATTTTATTATCACAGTAGAGTATATTATTTTTTTGGCTGATAGAATAGTTCATGGAAGTCTGTTGCCTTCATGGAGACCCTGTATTAAAACTTGTTAATAACATTGGGGTACATCCCTGTTGGTTATTTTGTGATGTATTTATAATATATTAGTATAGCATATTTGTCTTAAGTGTGCTTTTGATTCAGCGAATCCTGTAAATATGTGTGGGAAAAACAATTATATTTGGATGTCTTTGAGTTTGACAAATATCTCTAAATTTAACTATGTTCTATCATCTGTATTACCAG includes these proteins:
- the LOC131050536 gene encoding uncharacterized protein LOC131050536; this encodes MQNTPEGCNLRKAKKREQNCRYYAQHREEISKKRRLERMKHKMLLPTPAPCDTPQMMDSDSLILNQSLPFSSGRNSIVSQQIQQPSLHSSKLQQKHYIQTLQAFRHRIDSLSMLQTCSICKERYIGMLLRGNQQHIICSRCFSENGVHRFSLANNLDPGEQPIVLKKLTQVEEMLIARVALVLQVRHGKGGQYKYSGHTISFPQDISEIAKLLPRRLKDLEVLIVHRSNIQGTKYDCYVNKFHVMDALSYKIQHDQYYNDVVIDFDAVNLLPNTTTDISNMLHSLEEHTDVSGIPPTEDLLDNCNEYDANMSSSFIPKLPTPPRELDIVKRTLQLDANTNNNMPWPEINLSPINEYNTIGLLSMAFPTLFPSGVALPLQPRIKHVHLHEYALHLLRYADQRFGQHVRFRYYIYNLIMRHRSQQSAAIFIRTNLGESIPTTIEALHGRLQNTPDDQLPNQLLRFGATLRGTRAYWRKSRKELTAMIFQLGPPTLFFTLSSADTKWPDLHRLFTENDGQTTQFTRKQLTDHVICNPHITTLYLHNRFTIFREEVIQKLFQAKDHWYRYEWQHRGSGHIHGFLWLPGAPNMETINWTDDNEVQMAKTFFDQYVSA
- the LOC131050535 gene encoding replication protein A 70 kDa DNA-binding subunit A-like is translated as MPMRMNEVELHLQLTPHALLCINAGDDVPSPVLQLLSFEKLIDDENDNARYKVVLSDATHMQLAILPPKYSGLLLLETLKIGTILSLTTYACRNVWNSRTIIIFSLAVKFTNSPLLGKPRYLFKEQEQQMLGRDTPATTKRSLKFGIHLPPVQHESSVNISPIKALNPFQNKWTIKGRVTNKRKMHQYSTPKSTGQVFSFDMIDGEGTEIRITCFGDVAEMHYHRVEPGTYYTVSKGCVKEANTKWNKLNSHLEITLDNNSILKRCDDVVESEANNSQFTPINEITYCTNNTLVDVIGIVVAVGEPSLIRRKDGSEVTKRIVKINDASTFTIDVNLWGETWQGLGEDLKSMHTNQTAVVLAARNARVGYFNGKVVNTTTATTLNINPSIPETETLMSRGKISDALLPLSCVAAQLNSQYSRMTITALLERTSVLSETVESTIRAVVRIIKTDSFCYPACPLKFNGKEFKKKCTQQSDNQWFCSRCQTAVPECNYKYLLQMKLQDHTGALWATAFDEVGTNILQISAKELYMLQYDLTTQKTPQSIIKHVLLSSFVFTLSITTDMYNSEPRLKATITKVARIDYQAESALLLAEIARMTTTA